One window from the genome of Mustela lutreola isolate mMusLut2 chromosome 11, mMusLut2.pri, whole genome shotgun sequence encodes:
- the SNRNP35 gene encoding U11/U12 small nuclear ribonucleoprotein 35 kDa protein: MNDWMPIAKEYDPLKAGSIDGTDEDPHDRAVWRAMLARYTPNKGVTGDPLLTLFVARLNLQTKEEKLKEVFSRYGDIRRLRLVRDLVTGFSKGYAFIEYKEERSLIKAYRDADGLVIDQHEIFVDYELERTLKGWIPRRLGGGLGGKKESGQLRFGGRDRPFRKPINLPIVKNDQYREGKREKRERSRSRERHWDSRTRDRDHDRGRERRWQDREPARVWPESDWDRERDFRDDRAKGRDKRDRSK; the protein is encoded by the coding sequence ATGAACGATTGGATGCCCATTGCCAAGGAGTATGACCCGCTTAAAGCAGGCAGCATCGACGGCACCGATGAAGACCCACACGATCGCGCCGTCTGGAGGGCAATGTTGGCTCGATACACCCCCAACAAAGGCGTCACAGGAGACCCCCTCCTCACCCTGTTTGTGGCAAGACTAAACTTGCAGACCAAGGAGGAGAAGTTGAAGGAAGTATTTTCCCGCTATGGGGACATCCGGCGGCTTAGGCTGGTGAGGGACTTGGTCACGGGCTTTTCCAAGGGCTATGCCTTCATCGAATACAAGGAGGAGCGTTCTCTGATCAAAGCCTACCGGGATGCGGACGGCCTGGTTATTGACCAGCATGAGATATTTGTCGACTATGAGCTGGAAAGGACCCTCAAAGGCTGGATCCCTCGGCGACTTGGAGGGGGTCTCGGGGGGAAGAAGGAATCCGGGCAGCTAAGGTTTGGGGGGCGCGATCGGCCTTTCCGAAAACCCATTAATTTGCCGATTGTTAAAAATGACCAAtacagagaggggaaaagggaaaagcgGGAGCGATCTCGGTCTCGAGAAAGACACTGGGACTCCCGGACAAGGGACCGAGACCACGACCGTGGCCGGGAGAGGAGATGGCAGGACAGAGAGCCAGCCAGGGTGTGGCCAGAAAGTGactgggacagagagagggacttCAGAGATGACAGAGCCAAGGGGAGGGACAAGAGGGACCGAAGTAAATAG